From Fundulus heteroclitus isolate FHET01 chromosome 5, MU-UCD_Fhet_4.1, whole genome shotgun sequence, a single genomic window includes:
- the LOC105915387 gene encoding uncharacterized protein LOC105915387 produces the protein MGSGVIGAPQSHGCHQWEHRNQYQSMGMGVTRTGVLTLAAMGLLLTGVVLIIRKKTLIYMVKSFKGPPLPDPGKSDIFQDWFTLNSKDKGDSLGSKPERSAVQTWLGSHFTSENVQSFFSSVDIVPYEVTSTVDAVQFCKPTVKIITESNNYNSSCSSFSNPSYSELCTSSCVPTDKLQACAVDAPYKPVGGQAEEKNTEHDSELVAKKDSEMVKLLLMSGNEKVSVVVSDYEKVKKQQAERHRLHSVDSGMCSCEEVSQESMEADSINMSYGQDEETPHKGQIEEEDKEGNEKKFDFQTLFGGSGSILGKNSIQICSGYKKIPGLQPSGWQDVSMTAEERQEDRTDEEDKPSEMTCFLFPPHPPITLPQQHLNICESTRSPFLPSLHVNDFLKQIALSGSAQQQSCDDGYMPVRQKET, from the exons ATGGGATCTGGAGTGATTGGAGCCCCACAGAGTCATGGGTGTCACCAGTGGGAACACAGAAACCAATATCAG aGTATGGGTATGGGAGTTACAAGAACTGGTGTTTTAACCCTGGCAGCGATGGGTCTTTTACTCACTGGTGTGGTCCTGATAATACGTAAAAAGACACT GATCTACATGGTGAAGAGTTTTAAAGGTCCACCCTTACCAGACCCTGGGAAATCTGACATCTTCCAG GACTGGTTTACTCTGAATTCTAAAGACAAAGGGGATTCTCTTGGATCAAAACCGGAGAGATCTGCAGTCCAG ACTTGGTTAGGGTCTCACTTTACCAGTGAAAATGTCCAGTCTTTCTTTAGCTCAGTGGACATTGTCCCTTATGAAGTAACCTCCACCGTGGATGCCGTGCAGTTCTGCAAGCCAACTgtaaaaattattacagaaagcaacaattacaactcgagctgctccagcttctccaaCCCCAGTTACTCTGAGCTGTGTACTTCTTCTTGTGTACCTACTGATAAACTGCAGGCCTGTGCAGTTGATGCCCCCTACAAGCCTGTTGGGGGccaagctgaagaaaaaaacactgaacatgacAGTGAATTAGTGGCAAAAAAAGATTCAGAAATGGTCAAGTTACTGTTAATGAGTGGTAATGAAAAGGTGTCAGTGGTTGTTTCAGACTATGAGAAGGTTAAAAAGCAACAGGCCGAGCGCCACAGGCTCCACAGTGTAGATTCAGGCATGTGCAGTTGTGAAGAAGTCAGTCAGGAAAGCATGGAAGCAGACAGCATCAATATGAGTTATGGACAAGATGAGGAGACACCCCACAAGGGACAAATAGAGGAGGAAGACAAGGAAGGGAATGAGAAAAAGTTTGATTTCCAGACATTGTTTGGAGGCAGCGGGAGCATCTTGGGCAAAAACTCTATCCAGATTTGTTCAGGTTATAAAAAAATCCCAGGGCTGCAACCTTCAGGTTGGCAAGATGTTAGCATGACAGCTGAGGAGAGACAGGAAGATAGAACAGACGAGGAAGATAAGCCCTCTGAAATGACTTGTTTCCTTttccctcctcatcctcccaTCACCCTACCACAGCAGCACTTAAACATCTGTGAGTCAACTAGGAGTCCATTCTTACCATCTCTCCATGTTAATGACTTCCTTAAGCAGATTGCTCTTTCAGGTAGTGCACAGCAGCAGTCCTGTGATGATGGCTACATGCCGGTGAGGCAGAAAGAGACCTGA